The Streptomyces avermitilis MA-4680 = NBRC 14893 genome contains a region encoding:
- a CDS encoding cupin domain-containing protein — protein MTLIVPDFDESVIVRSVDAEVVGRAPTTVRLLADSSSTGGALSMQRVTLTNGADGARPHHHAGSAELFYLLDGTAQILSGEQVVTLERGDLAVVPPGLPHAFAAAPGCDADILIVITPGVERFEYFRHLERIAYGKVPPESLLEVQELYDTHFLKSPAWDERR, from the coding sequence ATGACGCTCATCGTGCCGGACTTCGACGAGTCCGTGATCGTCCGTTCCGTGGACGCCGAGGTCGTGGGCCGGGCCCCCACCACCGTCCGGCTGCTGGCCGACAGCAGCTCGACCGGCGGCGCGCTGTCCATGCAGCGGGTCACGCTCACCAACGGCGCCGACGGCGCCAGGCCGCATCACCACGCGGGCTCCGCCGAGCTGTTCTATCTGCTCGACGGCACCGCCCAGATCCTGTCCGGCGAGCAGGTCGTCACCCTGGAGCGCGGCGACCTGGCCGTCGTACCGCCCGGCCTGCCGCACGCCTTCGCCGCCGCGCCCGGCTGCGACGCCGACATCCTCATCGTCATCACGCCCGGCGTCGAACGGTTCGAGTACTTCCGCCATTTGGAGCGCATCGCCTACGGCAAGGTGCCGCCGGAGAGCCTGCTGGAGGTCCAGGAGCTGTACGACACCCACTTCCTGAAGAGCCCGGCCTGGGACGAGCGACGCTGA
- a CDS encoding DUF4267 domain-containing protein, with translation MLTATAYGLAAVLDLFVLFIGARFLLRPRPAAAGYGVPAKPDGDAAYLEIKGLRDATFGILGLVLLVFAGARPEAWFMLVVALAPLGDTLIVLRHGGTRAVAFGIHFATAVVVLASAALLFAV, from the coding sequence ATGCTCACCGCCACCGCCTACGGCCTCGCCGCCGTCCTCGACCTGTTCGTTCTGTTCATCGGCGCCCGTTTCCTGTTGCGGCCCCGGCCCGCGGCGGCCGGCTACGGCGTCCCCGCCAAGCCGGACGGGGACGCCGCCTACCTCGAGATCAAGGGCCTGCGCGACGCCACCTTCGGCATCCTGGGCCTGGTCCTGCTGGTTTTCGCCGGTGCCCGCCCCGAGGCGTGGTTCATGCTCGTCGTCGCGCTGGCGCCGCTCGGCGACACACTGATCGTGCTGCGCCACGGCGGCACCAGGGCGGTCGCGTTCGGCATCCACTTCGCCACCGCCGTCGTCGTCCTCGCCAGTGCGGCCCTGCTGTTCGCCGTCTGA